Genomic window (Planococcus sp. MSAK28401):
GATGCCGTAAGTCATGCGGCACGACTTTTCGGCTTCTGCCGCTTCCCCGACTTCCTGGCCGAATTGATCGGACGGAAAGCCAAGCACGACAAGGCCTTCATCTTTGTAGCGCTGGTAAATTTTTTCGAGGCCGTCAAACTGGCCGCGCAGGCCGCATTTAGTCGCCGTGTTGACGATGACCATCGGCTGGCCTTTGTAGCGTTCGAGCTTATACTCTTCCCCGCTGGCATCGGTGACCTTAATATCGTAGATTCCCATCACTTATCACTCCTGTTTCCATGAATTTTCATAGATCCATCTCGCCGAAAAATGCATTCAAGGCTTTCAAGTTGTTCATCAGTTCGATGGCATTGACATCAAGATAATTGCAGCTGGTAATCTTGTCGTGAATGGCCTGCTCAATCGGTTTTTCATCTGCACGCGATTGCTCCGTCAAAGAAATACGGAAAGCGCGGCGGTCTTCAGCCGATTGTTCTTTCACGATGCGGCCATTTTGAATCATGCGGTTGATGATCGGATTGAGCGTGCCGGTGCCGAGCCCGAGTTGTCCGCCGATCTCTTTCATCGTCAAGCCGTCTTCTTCCCACAACACGAGCAAGACCAAATACTGCGTAAAGGTCAGGCCGAACGGTTCTAAGGTCTTGGCATAAAGTTTCGAGAAATTGCTCGATGCTTTATACACTTCAAAGCATAATTGCTGTTCCAGTTTGGTTGGTTTGTCCATGTCATCACCTGTTTTTCTGCTTATCGAACGACAATCTCCACGTCCACTGAATCTTTGATCGCTTTGGAATATGGGCAATACGCATGGGCTTTGTCGACATACTCCTGTTTCTTGCCCTCTTCCAAGCCGTCGATATCCACTTCAAGGCGTACTGCGAGTTTCACGCCGCCGTCTGCTTTATCGCCAAGCAAGGAAACCGTCGCTGTGACTTCGCTGTTCGTTACTTTCACTTTATCACGTTCCAACACGAAGTCCAATGCACTGTTGAAGCAAGAGCTATAGCCTGCCGCAAACAATTGCTCAGGGTTGGTTGCCGTATTCGGCTGGCCGCCAAGCGCGACTGGTTTTGCCACATCGAGGTTGAAAATATTATCCGGTGAATAAACTGTGCCTTCGCGTCCGCCGCTGTTGATCATTGTCGTTTCAAATATTGGTTTCATTTTTATATCCCTCCAAGAATTATATCTTACACGATCTATATTAATTTAAATCGCATACGATGTAAAATGAAATGCTTTGGTTTTTGTCCAAAAGAAAAATCCCGGATGCAAGATCCGGGATTTCCCAGTGTGTTGAAGAAGGCCATTAATCCATTACGAAGTAGAATGGATTTTTTTCTACATTCAAAAATCAATGATCTTTCTAAGTATTTGGAGAAGCGTTCGCTCGACTCCAGTGGATCAGCGAGACGACCGAGACCCCGCAAGGCGCGTAGCGACTGAGGAGGCTTGGGCGCGAGCCCACGGAAAGCGAGCGATAAGCTTCGGAAAATACGATTTCTTACCTTTCTCCACAAACTGAAAAATCCCGGATGCAAGATCCGGGATGTCCACTTCTTTATTCGCGATAGCTGAGCTTCAATAAATATAAGGAATCAAGCGCGCGCGGTGCCTCATCCATTCCTTGTATTCAGGGCCAAACTTTTCAACGAGCAAGGCTTCTTCGTGCTGCATGCGTTTATTGAGTGCAAAAGCGAGCAGCAAGCCGCCGGCAATCGCCGCAATAGGGCTCGTAAAGAATAGCGCCATGCCGATGCCGATCAAAAACAAGCCGGTATAAAGCGGGTGGCGCAGCTTACGGTAAGGGCCGCTGCTGACGATTGTATCACCTTCCCTAACCGTCACGTGGCGTGTAAATTGTGATTTCAAGTGAATGATCCCCCAAAATCGCAAAAAGACGCCGACAATAAGCAGCACGAGCCCAATCGGCCTGAGCACCGATGCCAGTTCAGTTTCTGCCAGTTCCTGGAGCCAAAAACCAACCGCGATGGTGGCAATCAGCGACAACAGAATCCCAAAGAACGTCCTTTTTTCGACCGGGTCGCCTTGCCCGGTCTCGCGATTTTTAAAAACGATGAATTCGACCAGCCAAATAACGCTCACGGCGGTGAAAACCCAGTCCATCCAGCCCATCACATCCACCTCTTTCTTCTCTTTAAAATACTATAGAAGTTGCCGCTCAAATACAATTTCCAACTTGTGGTGCATAGAAAAAAGCTGCCCCGGCGCATTGCCGGAACAGCTCTTCATTAGTCTTCGTCCGTCACCGACAACTCAACGAGCATCGCGGTAAAAACGATGAAAATGACCATTAATGCGATTACCATCGTGAACATTGTCCTCAACTCCTACCATGTAATAAATCCTTTCGAGCCAGGTGGTGCATGTTGGATCATGTGGGTCAGTGGAATAGCGTAAGCAATGATGATCAACGCGGCGGCAATGCCGATCCAAATCCACCAGTTCTCCAGCCATTTTGGCGTATTGGACATATCGCTTTCCGCCAGCGGAAATTCCACCATCTGTTCAGGCGTTTCCGCTTTTGGCGAAACGAACATGGTCATGATGACGATATACATCAAAATCATGGCGGACAGGAACAAAATCGTGCCGCCGATCGCCATCGTCACATGGTTCGAGATGATGCCGTCAAACCATTCCATCGCTGACGGATGGCCGTTATAGCCGCTGTAAGCTGTGCGGCGCGGTGCCCCCATCAGCCCCAATACATGCTGAGCAGTCGACATGAGCAGCATGCCGATCGACCAAGTGATAATCTGGACAAAGCCGAGGCGCTGCATGCGCTTCGTGAAACGGCGACCCGTCAAATACGGGATGAGCCAGAAGGTCAATCCCATAAACGTCATCGCAACAGGCGTCCCGACGGTAATATGGAAATGCCCGACAATCCATAAGGTATTGTGGACGACTTCATTCAATTGAAAACTGGCATTGATGATCCCGCCAGCACCCCCAGGAATGAAGAACGCCATGGCAATGAAAATCGACGTGAAACGGACATCTCGCCATGGCAGTTTCTTAAACCAGCCGAACAAACCAGTGCCCCCTTTTTTGCGTCCTGAAATTTCAAAGGTCGCAAACATCGAGAACGCCGTCATGAGTGACGGCACGATGACCATAAACGTTAAGACCACCTGCAGGAACTTCCAGAAGTTTGAGATGCCCGGCTCGGTCAATTGGTGGTGGAACCCGACCGGAATCGAGAACAGGATAAACAAGACAAACGCAAGACGCGCCAAGGAATCACTGAACACTTTCACGCCAAGCAGTTTCGGCACGATCGTGTACCAAGCGATGTACGCGGGAAGCAGCCAGAAATACACAAGCGGATGGCCGAAATACCAGAACAGCGAACGGCTCAATTCCACATTGATCGTATCCGTCCAACCGAATGCCCACGGAATGT
Coding sequences:
- a CDS encoding glutathione peroxidase — translated: MGIYDIKVTDASGEEYKLERYKGQPMVIVNTATKCGLRGQFDGLEKIYQRYKDEGLVVLGFPSDQFGQEVGEAAEAEKSCRMTYGITFPMHDIIKVNGKEAHPLFDHLTSNTKGFLSSGIKWNFTKFLVDSNGKVVARFAPKDTPDSMHKDIQKVLEA
- a CDS encoding transcriptional regulator, SarA/Rot family; protein product: MDKPTKLEQQLCFEVYKASSNFSKLYAKTLEPFGLTFTQYLVLLVLWEEDGLTMKEIGGQLGLGTGTLNPIINRMIQNGRIVKEQSAEDRRAFRISLTEQSRADEKPIEQAIHDKITSCNYLDVNAIELMNNLKALNAFFGEMDL
- a CDS encoding organic hydroperoxide resistance protein — translated: MKPIFETTMINSGGREGTVYSPDNIFNLDVAKPVALGGQPNTATNPEQLFAAGYSSCFNSALDFVLERDKVKVTNSEVTATVSLLGDKADGGVKLAVRLEVDIDGLEEGKKQEYVDKAHAYCPYSKAIKDSVDVEIVVR
- a CDS encoding methyltransferase family protein translates to MGWMDWVFTAVSVIWLVEFIVFKNRETGQGDPVEKRTFFGILLSLIATIAVGFWLQELAETELASVLRPIGLVLLIVGVFLRFWGIIHLKSQFTRHVTVREGDTIVSSGPYRKLRHPLYTGLFLIGIGMALFFTSPIAAIAGGLLLAFALNKRMQHEEALLVEKFGPEYKEWMRHRARLIPYIY
- a CDS encoding b(o/a)3-type cytochrome-c oxidase subunit 1 encodes the protein MIAQPERKIALWHLGVAYTAFLIGTLMGVLQVFIRNDALQLPTWLDYYQILTAHGVLLALIYTTFFIFAFFITGMSKSLGSFGPKVRLFSWIGLWVTLLGTVMATVLIIAGEASVLYTFYAPLKANGFYYVGLALVIVGTWISSFALVGHYMVWRRNNKGQLSPLFAFMTVTTIVLWIIACLGVVATVLFQYIPWAFGWTDTINVELSRSLFWYFGHPLVYFWLLPAYIAWYTIVPKLLGVKVFSDSLARLAFVLFILFSIPVGFHHQLTEPGISNFWKFLQVVLTFMVIVPSLMTAFSMFATFEISGRKKGGTGLFGWFKKLPWRDVRFTSIFIAMAFFIPGGAGGIINASFQLNEVVHNTLWIVGHFHITVGTPVAMTFMGLTFWLIPYLTGRRFTKRMQRLGFVQIITWSIGMLLMSTAQHVLGLMGAPRRTAYSGYNGHPSAMEWFDGIISNHVTMAIGGTILFLSAMILMYIVIMTMFVSPKAETPEQMVEFPLAESDMSNTPKWLENWWIWIGIAAALIIIAYAIPLTHMIQHAPPGSKGFITW